GTCGCAGGAGCCCGTTTCACTCGAGACGCCGATCGGCGAGGAAGACGACAGTCACCTCGGCGACTTCCTGCCGGACGAGTCAGCGCTCGCCCCGGCCGAAGCTGCGTCGCATCAATTGCTCAAAGAGCAGGTGATGGACGTACTCAACAGCCTGACGACCCGCGAGCGCAAAGTGCTCGAACTGCGCTTCGGGCTTGAAGACGGGCGATCGCGCACGCTGGAGGAAGTAGGGCGCGAGTTCCAGGTGACGCGCGAGCGCATCCGCCAGATCGAGGCGAAGGCGCTGCGGAAGTTGCGGCATCCCTCGCGCAGCAAGAAGCTCAAAGACTACCTCGAGTAACGATCATGCCCCTCTACGAGTACTTCTGCCGTAAGTGCACGACCAAGTTCGAACTGCTGCGCCCGATGAGCCGCTCCGACGAAGCGGCGACGTGCCCGCAGGGGCACCGCGACGGCATGCGCATGCTCTCCGTGTTTGCCGCCGTCTCAAAGGACGCGCAGGGAACGCCGGAGCCGATGATCGGCGGCGGTTGCGCCTGCGGCGGCGGGGCGTGCGGCTGCGCGCACTAGGCGCGAACCCCACGGGGTGATGAATCGCGGCCGTCGCCGCCCTCCTGCTCCAGGTCCTGAGCAGAACCGCTAAGAGATCAATCGAATCTGAACACGCACTTCACCGCGTGGCTGCGGCCGTGATCGTGCATCGCCGTGAATGCATCGGCGTACTCCTCCAGGCCGTAGCGATGTGTGATGAGCGGTGACAGATCGACGCCGCGCTGGACGAGCTCGAAGTAGATAGGGCTTCGCTTGCGCAAGACTTAGAGAACTCAATACTGAGAACTGGCAACTTCGCTAGCCGCACTTGTTGTAGCCGCATGAGCGGCAGACCAGGCATCCTTCCGCGAAGACGAGGATCGAGCCGCAGTCGGGGCAGGCGAGGCCGGTGCTCGTCTCGGAGATGCTGGACGTCGGAGGTTGGAGGCCGGAGGCTATGCGGGTCGCGTCGTCTTCCGCACTACGCTCATCTGAACGCGATCGTGGCTTTCGCGCACGGGCTGTCTTTGTGCCGCGCTTTGCGTCCGCCGCTGGCGCCGATGTCGCAGGCTTGAGGAAGCGCAGTTCAAGCCAGCGGAAAATGTAGTCGACAAGAGACGACGAGACCGGTATCCGCGCATTGCCGGTCAGGCCCGCAGGCTCGAAGTGCACGCCACGGAACTTGTCGACGAGATTTTGCAGCGGCACGCCGTATTGCAGCGCGACCGAGGTCAGCATCGCCACCGCGTCCATCAGGCCGCGAATGGTCGAACCTTCCTTCGAAATATTGACGAAGATCTCGCCGGGCAACCCTTCGTCATACAGGCCAACGGTGAGGTACCCCTCCTGCTCGCCGACGCGGAACTTGTGCGTGACGGACTGCCGCTCATCTGGCAGGTGACGTCGGTAAGGCGCGCCGGAGGGCCGCGGCGCCAACGATGACGTGGGTTCCGGATGGGCGCCCTGCGGCATCAACTCGCCGAACCGTATCGCCATCTCGGCGGCCACCGCTTCCGCCTGCTCCGGCCCCTTCAACGTAGCGTGCGACAACACCTGCTGGTCCCGCGAGCCATCGCGGTACACCGTGATGCCCTTGCAGCCCTCTCGATACGCGAGCATGTACGCGCGCTCGACATCGTCGGGCGTCGCTTCCGCGCGGAAGTTGATCGTCTTGCTGACGGCGTTGTCCGTATGGCGCTGGAACGTGGCCTGCATGCGCACGTGTGCTTCGGGCGCAATGTCATGCGACGTCACGAACACGCGCTTCGCCCAGTCCGGCACCTCCTCCCGGTCAGCCAGTGCGCCGCCGTGCGCCAGGTACTCGATCAACCCGTCGCTGTAAAAACCATCGCGTTCGGCGACGGTGCGGAAGGTCCCGTTGACCTCGGGCAGTTGCGTGACCTTTGCCGGATCGCTGCGGTCAAGGAAATGCTGGCGCATGAACGCGAGAGCGAAGGCCGGCTCAATGCCGCCTGAACAGTCGGCGATGATGCTGAGCGTGCCCGTTGGCGCGACCGTTGTGCGCGTGGAGTTGCGGTAACGCGGACCGCCGCGCGCATCTCCGGACGCCGGGTCGAAGATCGAGCCATGCCATGCCGGGAAGACGCCGCGTTCGACCGCGAGGTCGGTCGACGCACGGTCGGCGTGTTCCTGCACGAAGGCCATGACGCGCGCACCCAGGTCGATCGCCTCGTCGGAATCGTAGGGAATGCGCAGTTTGAACAAGACATCCGCCCAGCCCATGACGCCCAGCCCGATCTTTCGCGTCTGCCTGGTCATCTCGGCGATCTGGACGATCGGATAGTGGCTCTGGTCGATCACGTCATCCAGGAAACGGACGGCGATGGGGATCGTCGCCGCAAGCGCGTCCCAGTCGAACGCGGCTGAGGATGCCGGGATCCTGCTGCCGTTGCGGCGCGACGGCGCGCGCTTCGGAGAGAGCTTCTCTTCTTGCACGAACAGCGCAAGGTTGATCGACCCGAGGTTGCACGACTCGTATGGCAGTAGCGGCTGCTCTCCGCACGGATTCGTCGCTTCGATGCGACCGAGTTGGGGTGTGGGATTATCGCGATTGATGCGATCGAGAAAGACGACTCCGGGATCGCCGTTGCGCCACGCATTTTCGATTACCTGCCGAAACACCGCTCGCGCCGACTTCGAAGCCACGCGTTCGTGCGTGCGCGGGTTCACGATGTCGTAATCTTCATTGCGTTCGACCGCCTGCATGAAGCCTTCCGTGACAGCGATGCTAACGTTGAAGTTCTGCAACGTCGTCATGTCGGACTTGACGTTGGCGAAGGCTTCAATGTCCGGATGCTCGACATTGAGAATCGCCATGTTGGCGCCCCGGCGCGTGCCGCCCTGCTTGATGGACTCGGTGGCAGCATCGAACACGCGCATGAACGACACGGGGCCGCTCGCGGTGCCGCCGGTCGACGCCACGCGGTCGCCGGAAGGACGCAGACGGCTGAACGCAAAGCCCGTGCCGCCCCCGCTCTGGTGGATGAGCGCCGTCTCCTTGAGCGCTTCGAAGATGCCCTCCATGGAATCGTCGATGGGCAGCACAAAGCAGGCGGCAAGTTGCTGTAGCGGGCGACCGGCGTTGCCGAGTGTCGGAG
This is a stretch of genomic DNA from Dehalococcoidia bacterium. It encodes these proteins:
- a CDS encoding vitamin B12-dependent ribonucleotide reductase — encoded protein: MAKADRPKPPAWLSTAGSRKARAGKSVARARKGAVAGGPPPARKSPTRAAHAKVALSDNARVVLERRYLAKDERGALVETPEQLFRRVAHTIALAEAAYVEAAAADRTVAEYEAQFYDLITSLRFLPNSPTLGNAGRPLQQLAACFVLPIDDSMEGIFEALKETALIHQSGGGTGFAFSRLRPSGDRVASTGGTASGPVSFMRVFDAATESIKQGGTRRGANMAILNVEHPDIEAFANVKSDMTTLQNFNVSIAVTEGFMQAVERNEDYDIVNPRTHERVASKSARAVFRQVIENAWRNGDPGVVFLDRINRDNPTPQLGRIEATNPCGEQPLLPYESCNLGSINLALFVQEEKLSPKRAPSRRNGSRIPASSAAFDWDALAATIPIAVRFLDDVIDQSHYPIVQIAEMTRQTRKIGLGVMGWADVLFKLRIPYDSDEAIDLGARVMAFVQEHADRASTDLAVERGVFPAWHGSIFDPASGDARGGPRYRNSTRTTVAPTGTLSIIADCSGGIEPAFALAFMRQHFLDRSDPAKVTQLPEVNGTFRTVAERDGFYSDGLIEYLAHGGALADREEVPDWAKRVFVTSHDIAPEAHVRMQATFQRHTDNAVSKTINFRAEATPDDVERAYMLAYREGCKGITVYRDGSRDQQVLSHATLKGPEQAEAVAAEMAIRFGELMPQGAHPEPTSSLAPRPSGAPYRRHLPDERQSVTHKFRVGEQEGYLTVGLYDEGLPGEIFVNISKEGSTIRGLMDAVAMLTSVALQYGVPLQNLVDKFRGVHFEPAGLTGNARIPVSSSLVDYIFRWLELRFLKPATSAPAADAKRGTKTARARKPRSRSDERSAEDDATRIASGLQPPTSSISETSTGLACPDCGSILVFAEGCLVCRSCGYNKCG
- a CDS encoding zinc ribbon domain-containing protein, yielding MPLYEYFCRKCTTKFELLRPMSRSDEAATCPQGHRDGMRMLSVFAAVSKDAQGTPEPMIGGGCACGGGACGCAH